The following are from one region of the Staphylococcus argenteus genome:
- the rpsH gene encoding 30S ribosomal protein S8: MTMTDPIADMLTRVRNANMVRHEKLELPASNIKKEIAEILKSEGFIKNVEYVEDDKQGVLRLFLKYGQNDERVITGLKRISKPGLRVYAKASEMPKVLNGLGIALVSTSEGVITDKEARKRNVGGEIIAYVW; the protein is encoded by the coding sequence ATGACAATGACAGATCCAATCGCAGATATGCTTACTCGTGTAAGAAACGCAAACATGGTGCGTCACGAGAAATTAGAATTACCTGCATCAAATATCAAAAAAGAAATTGCTGAAATCTTAAAGAGTGAAGGTTTCATTAAAAATGTTGAATACGTAGAAGATGATAAACAAGGTGTACTTCGTTTATTCTTAAAATATGGTCAAAACGATGAGCGTGTTATCACAGGATTAAAACGTATTTCAAAACCAGGTTTACGTGTTTATGCAAAAGCTAGCGAAATGCCTAAAGTATTAAATGGTTTAGGTATCGCATTAGTATCAACTTCTGAAGGTGTAATCACTGATAAAGAAGCAAGAAAACGTAATGTTGGTGGAGAAATTATCGCATACGTTTGGTAA
- a CDS encoding type Z 30S ribosomal protein S14 yields MAKTSMVAKQQKKQKYAVREYTRCERCGRPHSVYRKFKLCRICFRELAYKGQIPGVRKASW; encoded by the coding sequence GTGGCTAAAACTTCAATGGTTGCTAAGCAACAAAAAAAACAAAAATATGCAGTTCGTGAATACACTCGTTGTGAACGTTGTGGCCGTCCACATTCTGTATATCGTAAATTTAAATTATGCCGTATTTGTTTCCGTGAATTAGCTTACAAAGGCCAAATCCCTGGCGTTCGTAAAGCTAGCTGGTAA
- the rplE gene encoding 50S ribosomal protein L5 — protein MNRLKEKFNTEVTESLMKKFNYSSVMEVPKIDKIVVNMGVGDAVQNSKVLDNAVEELELITGQKPLVTKAKKSIATFRLREGMPIGAKVTLRGERMYEFLDKLISVSLPRVRDFQGVSKKAFDGRGNYTLGVKEQLIFPEIDYDKVSKVRGMDIVIVTTANTDEEARELLANFGMPFRK, from the coding sequence TTGAACCGTTTAAAAGAAAAGTTTAATACTGAAGTTACTGAAAGCTTAATGAAAAAATTCAATTATAGTTCAGTGATGGAAGTACCAAAAATAGATAAAATCGTTGTGAACATGGGTGTAGGTGACGCAGTACAAAATTCTAAAGTATTAGACAATGCTGTTGAAGAATTAGAATTAATCACTGGTCAAAAACCATTAGTAACTAAAGCTAAAAAATCAATCGCGACTTTCCGTTTACGTGAAGGTATGCCAATCGGTGCGAAAGTAACACTTCGCGGTGAAAGAATGTATGAATTCTTAGACAAATTAATTTCAGTATCATTACCACGTGTACGTGACTTCCAAGGTGTTTCTAAAAAAGCATTTGACGGACGCGGTAACTACACTTTAGGTGTTAAAGAACAATTAATTTTCCCAGAAATCGACTATGATAAAGTAAGTAAAGTTAGAGGAATGGATATTGTTATCGTAACTACTGCTAACACTGATGAAGAAGCTCGTGAATTGTTAGCTAACTTCGGTATGCCATTCCGTAAATAA
- the rplX gene encoding 50S ribosomal protein L24, protein MHIKKGDNVKVIAGKDKGKEGKVIATLPKKDRVVVEGVNIMKKHQKPTQLNPEGGILETEAAIHVSNVQLLDPKTNEPTRVGYKFVDGKKVRIAKKSGEEIKTNN, encoded by the coding sequence ATGCATATCAAAAAAGGTGACAACGTTAAAGTTATCGCAGGTAAAGACAAAGGTAAAGAAGGTAAAGTAATCGCTACTCTACCTAAAAAAGACCGTGTCGTTGTGGAAGGTGTTAACATTATGAAAAAACACCAAAAACCAACTCAATTAAATCCTGAAGGTGGAATCTTAGAAACAGAGGCAGCAATCCATGTTTCTAATGTACAATTATTAGACCCTAAAACAAATGAACCAACACGTGTAGGTTACAAATTTGTTGATGGTAAAAAAGTTCGTATCGCTAAAAAATCTGGCGAAGAAATCAAAACTAATAATTAA
- the rplN gene encoding 50S ribosomal protein L14, whose translation MIQQETRLKVADNSGAREVLTIKVLGGSGRKTANIGDVIVCTVKNATPGGVVKKGDVVKAVIVRTKSGVRRNDGSYIKFDENACVIIRDDKGPRGTRIFGPVARELREGNFMKIVSLAPEVL comes from the coding sequence ATGATCCAACAAGAAACACGCTTGAAAGTAGCAGACAACTCTGGTGCTCGTGAAGTTCTTACAATCAAAGTATTAGGTGGATCTGGTCGTAAAACAGCAAACATCGGCGATGTTATCGTATGTACTGTTAAAAATGCAACACCAGGTGGCGTTGTTAAAAAAGGTGACGTTGTCAAAGCTGTAATCGTACGTACTAAGTCAGGTGTTCGTCGTAATGACGGTTCATATATTAAATTTGATGAAAATGCATGTGTTATCATTCGTGATGACAAAGGCCCACGTGGTACTCGTATCTTCGGACCTGTTGCTCGTGAATTACGTGAAGGTAACTTCATGAAAATCGTATCATTAGCACCAGAAGTACTTTAA
- the rpsQ gene encoding 30S ribosomal protein S17, producing the protein MSERNDRKVYVGKVVSDKMDKTITVLVETYKTHKLYGKRVKYSKKYKTHDENNSAKLGDIVKIQETRPLSATKRFRLVEIVEESVII; encoded by the coding sequence GTGAGCGAAAGAAACGATCGTAAAGTTTATGTAGGTAAAGTTGTTTCAGACAAAATGGACAAGACTATCACAGTACTTGTTGAAACTTACAAAACACACAAATTATACGGTAAACGAGTAAAATACTCTAAAAAATACAAAACTCATGATGAAAACAATTCAGCTAAATTAGGAGACATTGTTAAAATTCAAGAAACTCGTCCTTTATCAGCAACAAAACGTTTTCGTTTAGTAGAGATTGTTGAAGAGTCAGTAATTATTTAA
- the rpmC gene encoding 50S ribosomal protein L29, protein MKAKEIRDLTTSEIEEQIKSSKEELFNLRFQLATGQLEETARIRTVRKTIARLKTVAREREIEQSKANQ, encoded by the coding sequence ATGAAAGCTAAGGAAATTAGAGACTTAACCACTTCAGAAATCGAAGAACAAATCAAATCTTCAAAAGAAGAGCTTTTTAACCTACGCTTTCAGTTAGCTACAGGTCAATTAGAAGAAACTGCACGTATTCGTACAGTAAGAAAAACGATTGCACGTCTAAAAACTGTTGCTCGTGAAAGAGAAATTGAACAAAGTAAGGCTAATCAATAA
- the rplP gene encoding 50S ribosomal protein L16 — protein MLLPKRVKYRRQHRPKTTGRSKGGNYVTFGEFGLQATTTSWITSRQIESARIAMTRYMKRGGKVWIKIFPHTPYTKKPLEVRMGAGKGAVEGWIAVVKPGRILFEVAGVSEEVAREALRLASHKLPVKTKFVKREELGGETNES, from the coding sequence ATGTTACTACCAAAACGTGTAAAATATCGTCGTCAACATCGTCCTAAAACAACTGGTCGTTCTAAAGGCGGTAACTACGTAACATTTGGTGAGTTTGGTTTACAAGCAACTACAACGTCTTGGATCACATCTCGTCAAATCGAATCTGCTCGTATAGCAATGACACGTTACATGAAACGTGGCGGGAAAGTTTGGATTAAAATCTTCCCACATACACCATATACTAAAAAACCTTTAGAAGTACGTATGGGTGCTGGTAAAGGTGCGGTTGAAGGCTGGATCGCAGTTGTTAAACCAGGTAGAATTTTATTCGAAGTTGCTGGCGTATCTGAAGAAGTTGCGCGTGAAGCACTACGTTTAGCAAGTCACAAACTTCCAGTAAAAACTAAGTTTGTAAAACGTGAGGAATTGGGTGGTGAAACAAATGAAAGCTAA
- the rpsC gene encoding 30S ribosomal protein S3, which produces MGQKINPIGLRVGIIRDWEAKWYAEKDFASLLHEDLKIRKFIDNELKEASVSHVEIERAANRINIAIHTGKPGMVIGKGGSEIEKLRNKLNALTDKKVHINVIEIKKVDLDARLVAENIARQLENRASFRRVQKQAITRAMKLGAKGIKTQVSGRLGGADIARAEQYSEGTVPLHTLRADIDYAHAEADTTYGKLGVKVWIYRGEVLPTKNTSGGGK; this is translated from the coding sequence GTGGGTCAAAAAATTAATCCAATCGGACTTCGTGTTGGTATTATCCGTGATTGGGAAGCTAAATGGTACGCTGAAAAAGACTTCGCTTCACTTTTACACGAAGATTTAAAAATCCGTAAATTTATTGATAATGAATTAAAAGAAGCATCAGTATCTCACGTAGAGATTGAACGTGCTGCAAACCGTATCAACATTGCAATTCATACTGGTAAACCTGGTATGGTAATTGGTAAAGGCGGTTCAGAAATCGAAAAATTACGCAACAAATTAAATGCGTTAACTGATAAAAAAGTACACATCAACGTAATTGAAATCAAAAAAGTTGATCTTGATGCTCGTTTAGTAGCAGAAAATATCGCACGTCAATTAGAAAACCGTGCTTCATTCCGTCGTGTACAAAAACAAGCAATTACTAGAGCTATGAAACTTGGTGCTAAAGGTATCAAAACTCAAGTATCTGGTCGTTTAGGCGGAGCTGATATCGCTCGTGCTGAACAATATTCAGAAGGAACTGTTCCACTTCATACATTACGTGCTGACATCGATTATGCACATGCTGAAGCTGACACTACTTACGGTAAATTAGGCGTTAAAGTATGGATCTATCGTGGAGAAGTTCTTCCTACTAAGAACACTAGTGGAGGAGGAAAATAA
- the rplV gene encoding 50S ribosomal protein L22: MEAKAVARTIRIAPRKVRLVLDLIRGKNAAEAIAILKLTNKASSPVIEKVLMSALANAEHNYDMNTDELVVKEAYANEGPTLKRFRPRAQGRASAINKRTSHITIVVSDGKEEAKEA, encoded by the coding sequence ATGGAAGCAAAAGCGGTTGCTAGAACAATAAGAATCGCACCTCGTAAAGTAAGATTAGTTCTTGACTTAATCAGAGGTAAAAATGCTGCTGAAGCTATTGCAATTTTAAAATTAACAAACAAAGCTTCATCACCAGTAATTGAAAAAGTATTAATGTCCGCTTTAGCTAATGCTGAACATAACTATGACATGAACACAGATGAATTAGTTGTTAAAGAAGCATATGCTAACGAAGGACCAACATTAAAACGTTTCCGTCCACGTGCGCAAGGTCGTGCAAGTGCGATTAACAAACGTACAAGCCACATTACAATCGTCGTAAGTGACGGTAAAGAAGAAGCTAAAGAAGCTTAA
- the rpsS gene encoding 30S ribosomal protein S19, with the protein MARSIKKGPFVDEHLMKKVEAQEGSEKKQVIKTWSRRSTIFPNFIGHTFAVYDGRKHVPVYVTEDMVGHKLGEFAPTRTFKGHVADDKKTRR; encoded by the coding sequence ATGGCTCGTAGTATTAAAAAAGGACCTTTCGTCGATGAGCATTTAATGAAAAAAGTTGAAGCTCAAGAAGGAAGCGAAAAGAAACAAGTAATCAAAACATGGTCACGTCGTTCTACAATTTTCCCTAATTTCATCGGACATACTTTTGCAGTATACGACGGACGTAAACACGTACCTGTATATGTAACTGAAGATATGGTAGGTCATAAATTAGGTGAGTTTGCTCCTACTCGTACATTCAAAGGACACGTTGCAGACGACAAGAAAACAAGAAGATAA
- the rplB gene encoding 50S ribosomal protein L2: MAIKKYKPITNGRRNMTSLDFAEITKTTPEKSLLKPLPKKAGRNNQGKLTVRHHGGGHKRQYRVIDFKRNKDGINAKVDSIQYDPNRSANIALVVYADGEKRYIIAPKGLEVGQIVESGAEADIKVGNALPLQNIPVGTVVHNIELKPGKGGQIARSAGASAQVLGKEGKYVLIRLRSGEVRMILSTCRATIGQVGNLQHELVNVGKAGRSRWKGIRPTVRGSVMNPNDHPHGGGEGRAPIGRPSPMSPWGKPTLGKKTRRGKKSSDKLIVRGRKKK; this comes from the coding sequence ATGGCTATTAAAAAGTATAAGCCAATAACAAATGGTCGTCGTAATATGACTTCGTTAGATTTCGCTGAAATCACGAAAACTACACCTGAAAAGTCATTATTAAAACCGCTACCGAAAAAAGCGGGACGTAACAACCAAGGTAAATTGACTGTAAGACACCATGGTGGTGGACACAAACGTCAATACCGTGTTATCGATTTCAAACGTAACAAAGATGGTATCAATGCTAAAGTTGATTCTATTCAATATGATCCAAACCGTTCAGCAAACATTGCATTAGTTGTATATGCAGACGGTGAAAAACGATATATCATTGCTCCTAAAGGATTAGAAGTAGGTCAAATCGTTGAAAGTGGTGCAGAAGCTGACATCAAAGTTGGTAACGCATTACCATTACAAAACATTCCAGTTGGTACAGTAGTACACAACATCGAGCTTAAACCTGGAAAAGGTGGACAAATTGCTCGTTCAGCTGGTGCAAGTGCTCAAGTACTTGGTAAAGAAGGTAAATACGTATTAATCAGATTAAGATCTGGTGAAGTTCGTATGATCTTATCTACTTGCCGTGCAACAATCGGTCAAGTTGGTAACCTACAACACGAATTAGTAAACGTTGGTAAAGCCGGACGTTCAAGATGGAAAGGTATCCGTCCTACAGTTCGTGGTTCTGTAATGAACCCTAACGATCACCCACACGGTGGTGGTGAAGGTCGTGCTCCTATCGGTAGACCATCTCCAATGTCACCATGGGGTAAACCTACGCTTGGTAAGAAAACTCGTCGTGGTAAAAAATCATCAGACAAACTTATCGTTCGTGGACGTAAGAAAAAATAA
- the rplW gene encoding 50S ribosomal protein L23, which yields MEARDILKRPVITEKSSEAMAEDKYTFDVDTRVNKTQVKMAVEEIFNVKVASVNIMNYKPKKKRMGRYQGYTNKRRKAIVKLKEGSIDLFN from the coding sequence ATGGAAGCAAGAGATATTCTTAAGCGCCCCGTAATCACTGAGAAATCTTCTGAAGCAATGGCTGAAGACAAATACACTTTCGACGTTGACACTCGTGTTAACAAAACACAAGTGAAAATGGCAGTTGAAGAAATCTTCAACGTAAAAGTTGCAAGTGTTAATATCATGAATTACAAACCTAAGAAAAAACGTATGGGCCGTTACCAAGGCTATACAAACAAAAGAAGAAAAGCGATTGTAAAACTTAAAGAAGGTTCAATCGACTTATTTAACTAA
- the rplD gene encoding 50S ribosomal protein L4: MANYDVLKLDGTKSGSIELSDAVFGIEPNNSVLFEAIHLQRASLRQGTHAVKNRSAVSGGGRKPWKQKGTGRARQGTIRAPQWRGGGIVFGPTPRSYAYKMPKKMRRLALRSALSFKVQENGLTVVDAFNFEAPKTKEFKNVLTTLEQPKKVLVVTENEDVNVELSARNIPGVQVTTAQGLNVLDITNADSLVITEAAAKKVEEVLG; the protein is encoded by the coding sequence ATGGCTAATTATGATGTTTTAAAATTAGACGGAACTAAATCAGGTTCAATCGAATTAAGCGATGCAGTATTCGGTATTGAGCCAAATAATAGCGTTCTTTTCGAAGCTATTCATTTACAACGTGCTTCATTACGTCAAGGTACACATGCTGTTAAGAATCGTTCAGCAGTAAGTGGTGGCGGACGTAAACCATGGAAGCAAAAAGGAACAGGTCGTGCTCGTCAAGGTACAATCCGTGCTCCACAATGGCGTGGTGGTGGTATCGTATTCGGACCAACTCCAAGAAGTTATGCATACAAAATGCCAAAGAAAATGCGTCGTTTAGCTTTACGCTCAGCATTATCTTTCAAAGTTCAAGAGAACGGCTTAACTGTAGTTGACGCATTCAACTTTGAAGCTCCAAAAACTAAAGAATTCAAAAATGTATTAACTACATTAGAACAACCTAAAAAAGTATTAGTAGTTACTGAAAACGAAGATGTAAATGTTGAATTATCAGCACGTAACATCCCTGGTGTTCAAGTAACAACTGCTCAAGGTTTAAATGTATTAGATATCACTAATGCTGACAGCTTAGTAATCACTGAAGCTGCTGCTAAAAAAGTTGAGGAGGTGCTCGGATAA
- the rplC gene encoding 50S ribosomal protein L3 — protein sequence MTKGILGRKIGMTQVFGENGELIPVTVVEAKENVVLQKKTVEVDGYNAIQVGFEDKKAYKKDAKSNKYANKPAEGHAKKADAAPKRFIREFRNVDVDAYEVGQEVSVDTFVAGDVIDVTGVSKGKGFQGAIKRHGQSRGPMSHGSHFHRAPGSVGMASDASRVFKGQKMPGRMGGNTVTVQNLEVVQVDTENKVILVKGNVPGPKKGLVEIRTSIKKGNK from the coding sequence ATGACCAAAGGAATCTTAGGAAGAAAAATTGGGATGACACAAGTATTCGGAGAAAACGGTGAATTAATCCCTGTAACAGTAGTAGAAGCTAAAGAAAATGTTGTATTACAAAAGAAAACTGTTGAAGTTGATGGATACAACGCAATCCAAGTTGGATTTGAAGACAAAAAAGCATACAAAAAAGATGCAAAATCTAATAAATATGCTAATAAACCAGCTGAAGGTCACGCTAAAAAAGCTGACGCAGCACCTAAGCGCTTCATTCGTGAATTCCGCAATGTAGACGTGGATGCTTACGAAGTAGGTCAAGAAGTCTCAGTAGATACTTTTGTAGCTGGCGACGTAATTGACGTAACAGGCGTATCAAAAGGTAAAGGTTTCCAAGGTGCAATTAAACGCCACGGACAATCTCGTGGACCTATGTCACACGGTTCTCATTTCCACAGAGCACCAGGTTCTGTAGGTATGGCTTCAGATGCTTCAAGAGTATTTAAAGGCCAAAAAATGCCAGGACGTATGGGTGGAAACACAGTAACTGTTCAAAACTTAGAAGTAGTTCAAGTTGACACAGAAAACAAAGTTATCTTAGTAAAAGGTAACGTACCTGGACCTAAAAAAGGTTTAGTAGAAATCAGAACTTCAATCAAAAAAGGTAATAAATAA
- the rpsJ gene encoding 30S ribosomal protein S10 — MAKQKIRIRLKAYDHRVIDQSAEKIVETAKRSGADVSGPIPLPTEKSVYTIIRAVHKYKDSREQFEQRTHKRLIDIVNPTPKTVDALMGLNLPSGVDIEIKL; from the coding sequence ATGGCAAAACAAAAAATCAGAATCAGATTAAAAGCTTATGATCACCGCGTGATTGATCAATCAGCTGAGAAGATTGTAGAAACAGCGAAACGTTCTGGTGCAGATGTTTCTGGACCAATTCCGTTACCAACTGAGAAATCAGTATACACAATCATCCGTGCCGTGCATAAGTATAAAGATTCACGTGAACAATTCGAACAACGTACACACAAACGTTTAATCGATATTGTAAACCCAACACCAAAAACAGTTGACGCTTTAATGGGCTTAAACTTACCATCTGGTGTAGACATCGAAATCAAATTATAA